A region from the Triticum urartu cultivar G1812 chromosome 1, Tu2.1, whole genome shotgun sequence genome encodes:
- the LOC125548837 gene encoding putative germin-like protein 2-1, whose protein sequence is MASKFFLLALLALSASRALASDPGQLQDFCVADKTSQVFVNGFACKDPKTAVVEDFYFSGLHMVGNTSNKQGSVVTAVNVAQIAGLNTLGVSLARIDYAPYGQNPPHLHPRATEILTVLEGSLYVGFVTSNPENKLFSKVLNKGDVFVFPQGLIHFQFNIGNNEAISIAALSSKNPGVITIANAVFGSKQTISDDILAKAFQVDKNIIDHIQAQF, encoded by the exons ATGGCTTCAAAGTTTTTCCTCCTTGCCCTGTTAGCTTTGTCGGCTTCTCGTGCTCTTGCCTCTGACCCGGGCCAGCTTCAGGATTTCTGCGTCGCTGACAAGACATCTCAAG TTTTTGTCAATGGATTCGCATGCAAAGACCCAAAGACCGCAGTGGTAGAGGACTTCTACTTCTCTGGCCTCCACATGGTCGGGAACACGAGCAACAAGCAAGGCTCCGTTGTGACTGCAGTTAACGTGGCACAGATTGCCGGGTTGAACACTTTGGGTGTCTCATTGGCGCGTATTGATTATGCACCTTATGGTCAAAACCCACCGCACCTTCACCCTCGTGCAACCGAGATCCTGACAGTGTTGGAAGGCTCACTCTATGTTGGTTTCGTGACTTCAAACCCTGAGAACAAGTTGTTCTCAAAAGTTTTGAACAAAGGGGACGTGTTTGTGTTTCCGCAAGGGTTGATTCACTTTCAGTTTAACATTGGAAACAACGAAGCGATATCCATTGCGGCGCTAAGCAGCAAGAACCCCGGTGTGATCACCATAGCCAATGCGGTTTTTGGATCCAAGCAAACCATCTCAGATGATATCCTTGCCAAAGCCTTCCAGGTGGACAAGAACATCATAGACCATATCCAAGCTCAATTCTAG